In Carassius auratus strain Wakin chromosome 46, ASM336829v1, whole genome shotgun sequence, the following proteins share a genomic window:
- the LOC113064222 gene encoding plasminogen activator inhibitor 1 RNA-binding protein-like isoform X1 produces the protein MKELGEEMPDEGYGCAVANRFGRLLDDESDPFDILFAAGGEKKPKKKKDESKKTSATTKSGKKESQRDRKEVEERIERSVTFERKLTNADAPLSFSVERPVGVLDRPVRGRGTERGRGARGPGYPRSSDGFDQRGKREFERHSGSDRTSVRSEEKRSGSGSRNWGSMRDHMSEIEVGSPSGNVVESEETQEAVETVGENRPSETEEVIELALEMTLDEWKAQQEQSRPKVELNIRKADTSVPSKAVVIHKSKFLQKHPNGSDEEDVVFRRPANDITCQLEINFGSLARPSRGGRGGRGGRGRGAPSMPSQRSPQKFESAPNPDDPEDFPALA, from the exons ATGAAGGAGCTAGGAGAGGAGATGCCTGATGAGGGATATGGATGCGCCGTTGCGAATCGTTTCGGCCGGCTGCTGGACGATGAATCTGACCCGTTCGACATCTTATTCGCGGCTGGGGGAGAAAAGAAAccgaagaagaagaaagacgaatcAAAGAAAACTTCAGCCACAACTAAATCTGGAAAGAAAGAGTCTCAGAGGGACAGGAAAG AAGTTGAGGAGCGAATAGAGAGAAGTGTGACTTTTGAGCGCAAGTTGACCAATGCCGACGCCCCCCTCAGCTTCTCTGTTGAGAG GCCTGTGGGTGTGTTGGACAGGCCTGTCAGAGGAAGAGGTACAGAAAGAGGACGAGGAGCCCGAGGCCCAGGATATCCGAGATCCAGTGATGGATTTGACCAGAGGGGAAAGAGAGAGTTTGAGAGACATAGTGGCAGTGACCGAAC GAGTGTCCGATCTGAAGAGAAGCGCAGCGGCAGTGGATCTCGCAACTGGGGCTCAATGAGAGATCATATGAG TGAAATTGAAGTGGGGTCACCTAGTGGAAATGTCGTGGAAAGTGAGGAGACCCAAGAGGCAGTTGAGACCGTTGGAGAAAACAG ACCATCTGAGACTGAGGAAGTGATTGAGCTTGCCCTAGAGATGACACTGGATGAGTGGAAAGCCCAACAGGAGCAAAGCAGGCCCAAAGTAGAGCTGAATATCCGTAAGGCAGACACTTCTGTGCCGTCGAAGGCCGTTGTCATCCATAAGTCAAAATTTCTTCAG AAACATCCTAATGGCTCTGATGAAGAGGATGTGGTATTCCGCCGCCCGGCCAATGACATCACTTGTCAACTAGAGATCAACTTTGGTAGCCTGGCCCGGCCCTCTCGTGGTGGGAGAGGAGGACGAGGTGGTCGTGGCCGTGGGGCTCCATCCATGCCATCCCAAAGATCTCCACAAAAGTTTGAATCT GCTCCAAACCCAGATGATCCAGAAGATTTCCCTGCACTGGCCTAG
- the LOC113064222 gene encoding plasminogen activator inhibitor 1 RNA-binding protein-like isoform X2, producing MKELGEEMPDEGYGCAVANRFGRLLDDESDPFDILFAAGGEKKPKKKKDESKKTSATTKSGKKESQRDRKVEERIERSVTFERKLTNADAPLSFSVERPVGVLDRPVRGRGTERGRGARGPGYPRSSDGFDQRGKREFERHSGSDRTSVRSEEKRSGSGSRNWGSMRDHMSEIEVGSPSGNVVESEETQEAVETVGENRPSETEEVIELALEMTLDEWKAQQEQSRPKVELNIRKADTSVPSKAVVIHKSKFLQKHPNGSDEEDVVFRRPANDITCQLEINFGSLARPSRGGRGGRGGRGRGAPSMPSQRSPQKFESAPNPDDPEDFPALA from the exons ATGAAGGAGCTAGGAGAGGAGATGCCTGATGAGGGATATGGATGCGCCGTTGCGAATCGTTTCGGCCGGCTGCTGGACGATGAATCTGACCCGTTCGACATCTTATTCGCGGCTGGGGGAGAAAAGAAAccgaagaagaagaaagacgaatcAAAGAAAACTTCAGCCACAACTAAATCTGGAAAGAAAGAGTCTCAGAGGGACAGGAAAG TTGAGGAGCGAATAGAGAGAAGTGTGACTTTTGAGCGCAAGTTGACCAATGCCGACGCCCCCCTCAGCTTCTCTGTTGAGAG GCCTGTGGGTGTGTTGGACAGGCCTGTCAGAGGAAGAGGTACAGAAAGAGGACGAGGAGCCCGAGGCCCAGGATATCCGAGATCCAGTGATGGATTTGACCAGAGGGGAAAGAGAGAGTTTGAGAGACATAGTGGCAGTGACCGAAC GAGTGTCCGATCTGAAGAGAAGCGCAGCGGCAGTGGATCTCGCAACTGGGGCTCAATGAGAGATCATATGAG TGAAATTGAAGTGGGGTCACCTAGTGGAAATGTCGTGGAAAGTGAGGAGACCCAAGAGGCAGTTGAGACCGTTGGAGAAAACAG ACCATCTGAGACTGAGGAAGTGATTGAGCTTGCCCTAGAGATGACACTGGATGAGTGGAAAGCCCAACAGGAGCAAAGCAGGCCCAAAGTAGAGCTGAATATCCGTAAGGCAGACACTTCTGTGCCGTCGAAGGCCGTTGTCATCCATAAGTCAAAATTTCTTCAG AAACATCCTAATGGCTCTGATGAAGAGGATGTGGTATTCCGCCGCCCGGCCAATGACATCACTTGTCAACTAGAGATCAACTTTGGTAGCCTGGCCCGGCCCTCTCGTGGTGGGAGAGGAGGACGAGGTGGTCGTGGCCGTGGGGCTCCATCCATGCCATCCCAAAGATCTCCACAAAAGTTTGAATCT GCTCCAAACCCAGATGATCCAGAAGATTTCCCTGCACTGGCCTAG